The proteins below come from a single Xyrauchen texanus isolate HMW12.3.18 chromosome 1, RBS_HiC_50CHRs, whole genome shotgun sequence genomic window:
- the trip6 gene encoding LOW QUALITY PROTEIN: lipoma-preferred partner homolog (The sequence of the model RefSeq protein was modified relative to this genomic sequence to represent the inferred CDS: inserted 1 base in 1 codon; substituted 3 bases at 3 genomic stop codons), with protein MSGPTWLPPRTLGSPDRTTPAMSLSGAALYRPPKKVVPVQSTKYNMYDQNGGPGGNGMPVRYMATGPSVGNMQHQHQNDLSGSSVYCPLSPNMGERYYTSDHHTXRPHMANHELHNRGSEKHKSTIDADXTLTCMLADLDSHPLNSSAQLYDNVPYSKHLPTDCYKPFNQMVAPTLIRPSMGYIPPLQRQYHPSPYTSTPQADYAYPSSFSCIHKPYLQPVPASYTTASTPAGPRFTVHVKSAQPVTYSQGGHQAEQVYTPSPHCXHASHPPQQDGPYYEPHGDPGAYKGVSGNMSGGXVGQGPTSKKGQDQASAY; from the exons ATGTCTGGCCCCACCTGGCTCCCTCCAAGGACTCTGGGTAGCCCAGATAGAACCACACCAGCAATGTCTTTATCTGGAGCCGCCCTCTACAGACCACCCAAGAAAGTTGTACCTGTCCAAAGCACCAAATATAACATGTATGACCAAAATGGTGGACCAGGAGGAAATGGTATGCCTGTACGATATATGGCCACTGGACCCTCAG TTGGAAATATGCAGCACCAGCATCAAAATGATCTCTCAGGGTCTTCTGTCTATTGCCCTCTTTCTCCCAACATGGGAGAACGATACTACACTTCAGACCACCACACCTAGAGGCCCCACATGGCCAACCATGAGCTTCAC AATCGAGGATCAGAGAAGCACAAATCTACTATTGATGCAG AGACTCTCACTTGCATGCTGGCTGACCTGGATAGTCATCCTCTGAACTCAAGTGCACAG TTATATGACAATGTGCCTTACAGCAAGCACCTCCCCACTGACTGCTATAAACCCTTCAACCAGATGGTGGCACCAACACTAATCAGGCCCTCAATGGGCTACATCCCTCCACTCCAGAGACAGTACCACCCCTCACCTTACACCTCAACACCTCAGGCAGACTATGCTTACCCATCATCCTTCTCCTGCATCCACAAACCATACTTGCAACCAGTGCCTGCCTCTTACACTACCGCCTCCACCCCCGCTGGCCCACGCTTTACAGTACATGTAAAAAGCGCACAGCCTGTAACATACTCTCAGGGTGGGCATCAAGCAGAGCAGGTGTACACACCGTCACCACACTGTTAGCATGCCTCTCACCCCCCTCAGCAAGATGGACCATATTATGAGCCTCATGGAGATCCAGGTGCCTATAAGGGTGTTTCAGGAAATATGTCAGGGGGGTGAGTCGGCCAGGGTCCCACATCAAAGAAGGGTCAAGACCAAGCATCAGCATATTAA
- the LOC127645060 gene encoding sorting nexin-15-like, with protein sequence MEHKSSGQKCINLCPRLGQCLHQTQRWVDWQVVLWKRYSELKKVHGHFDEAVIEERRKAAEAMLLFTTNIPALYNSPQLKDFFRNVQAALSCNGDWCCQAPEMQKSNIRVVQTRVGHAQKNVTKWKQPVSTYISSPTSYYASLENHGCLLDQSEEFDLLFDSELEEHADKAPPSLSDTDLAIFDPCAKEEQPHGSPSHAELLSVPLTTPTLLNGANVELNVAQEREREADFSAAVDILMKGVHGDVDLKRRDAVKRKIAEVLEHAEIFLSIQTPTHNHNT encoded by the exons ATGGAACACAaatcttcaggacaaaaatgcatCAA TTTGTGTCCAAGACTTGGCCAGTGTTTGCATCAGACTCAGCGTTGGGTTGATTGGCAGGTGGTGTTGTGGAAGAGGTACTCCGAGCTGAAGAAGGTACATG GGCATTTTGATGAGGCAGTGATTGAAGAGAGGAGGAAAGCAGCCGAGGCCATGCTGCTCTTCACTACGAACATTCCTGCGCTATACAACAGTCCTCAACTCAAAGATTTCTTCAGG AATGTCCAGGCTGCTCTTTCCTGTAATGGGGACTGGTGTTGTCAAGCTCCAGAAATGCAAAAAAGCAACATACGAGTAGTACAAACTAGAG TGGGGCATGCACAGAAAAATGTGACTAAATGGAAACAGCCCGTCAGCACATACATCTcgtctccaacttcatatt ATGCTTCTCTAGAAAATCATGGTTGTCTACTTGACCAATCAGAGGAGTTTGATTTGCTATTTGATTCAGAATTGGAGGAACATGCAGATAAGGCTCCGCCTTCACTCTCAGATACAGACCTCGCTATTTTTGACCCATGTGCAAAAGAAG AACAACCACATGGATCACCCAGCCATGCTGAACTTCTGTCAGTCCCTCTGACCACCCCAACGCTGCTGAACGGTGCAAACGTAGAGCTGAATGTCGCCCAGGAGCGAGAGAGGGAGGCCGATTTCAGTGCAGCAGTCGATATACTTATGAAAGGAGTGCATG GAGATGTGGATTTGAAGAGGAGGGATGCAGTGAAGAGGAAGATTGCTGAAGTCCTGGAGCATGCAGAGATATTTCTCTCCATACAGACTCCCACTCACAACCACAATACTTAG
- the sst5 gene encoding somatostatin-1A encodes MSERMISQLQMVIATLSVSLLVSSVSSAPTGHMLLQLIHSEVDPMENELQDLSRLLLLKQLTESVAPEETDALASIDDIDVHNEVVRQIPLSQRERKAGCRNFFWKTFTSC; translated from the exons ATGTCTGAGAGGATGATTTCCCAGTTACAGATGGTGATAGCAACTCTATCTGTCTCTTTGCTGGTGTCTAGCGTCAGTTCTGCACCAACAGGACACATGCTGCTCCAGCTAATCCACTCAGAAGTAGACCCCATGGAAAATGAG CTTCAGGACCTCTCTCGTTTACTCTTGCTGAAGCAGCTCACCGAGTCAGTGGCACCCGAAGAGACGGATGCTCTTGCAAGTATTGATGATATTGATGTTCACAATGAAGTGGTTCGCCAGATTCCCCTGTCTCAGCGAGAAAGAAAAGCAGGGTGCCGGAATTTCTTCTGGAAGACTTTCACCTCTTGTTAG